The following proteins are co-located in the Colletotrichum lupini chromosome 4, complete sequence genome:
- a CDS encoding 2-methylcitrate dehydratase, with protein MSAAVNRGLRTASRSLRLQSRSVRLATPLRAGLASTNFAARSAPQQSHNFTTSSARQSAAPAMAEAREYDPEIKDIANYVQSYNVDSELAFDTARWVFLDTLGCGLEGLRFKECSKLLGPIVPGTVVPNGPKVPGTDFQLDPVNAAFNIGAMIRWLDYNDCWLAAEWGHPSDNLGAILAVADWITRTNKAGGNIAGGKQFTIRDVLEGMIKAHEIQGCLALLNSYNKVGLDHVVLVKVASTAVVSKMLGLNEKQIADAVTQAWVDGQSLRTYRHSPNTMSRKSWAAGDACQRAVNLALKVMKGEQGIPTVLSAPVWGFYDVLFKGKKFECQRPYGSYVMENVLFKVSYPAEFHSQTAVEASSKIHQQLKAMGKSAADIKGVTCRTHEACIRIIDKQFKPMDNFADRDHCIQYMAATMLVFGRLEATDYVDGSEAATSPLVESLRQKFKCVEDPQFTKDYHDPALRTISNALTVELNDGTVLEEVVVEAPLGHRLRREEAKPEILKKYKRHLEPHFDAGRVKQLVDLGLDPKKLEATPVDEYVDLYVAKDSKSIFGIRGFVPRVGTVYDESSCRRYEYCWTPDWLRANGLSLTNPPLQEAPTAPSRLGQVLPRHGQVWRAQPPRSSLGDDWLHPGVWATFTWWVFFSGCFSWNGGNGDDEDTRTPRETASSGHGIVLRFTGQTLFVFQSVIWNHRDHQKVPTVLRPADGYLYGVRSVPPTWPSTKSATLVRTDLLFGPLLHSDRICLFWKQLRLLRFFQRLNPIPSCFSTHEKPFALLTLIPTDNNTRLSTAHLSSNTVNSRHPSEAVESGADDAGQLWLLPIPDLSTSRPIRNPTEPQKHSMLTYLDFQELENLLEKGVISEDAYDSMHATLPAETPLHGAASRAAPAAAATPVQHNNPTSPPAPTAAMAALNVNPSASPAPPSYNQTGPPSLPARTNEKPVLAHARALYRYAGADARDVAFERDDRIAIHEYMNADWWMGRNLRTGQEGIFPKTYVLVEQDMAKGAFAPVPAPAQPQYAAQQPQWAPQPQYAQPQGPPPQQNPYNADAPPQAVADQSTGGKEGGGKGAEMGKKFGKKLGNAAIFGAGATIGSNIVNSIF; from the exons ATGTCTGCGGCGGTCAACCGAGGTCTCAGGACAGCTTCCCGATCATTGCGTCTCCAATCGCGAAGCGTCCGCCTGGCCACTCCTCTCCGCGCCGGTCTCGCCTCCACTAACTTTGCCGCCCGCTCCGCACCTCAACAATCCCACAACTTCACCACCTCATCTGCGAGACAGAGCGCCGCACCAGCCATGGCCGAAGCGAGAGAGTACGATCCTGAGATCAAGGACATTGCCAACTACGTCCAAAGCTACAACGTCGATTCCGAGCTTGCT TTCGACACCGCACGATGGGTTTTCCTCGACACTCTCGGCTGTGGTCTTGAGGGCCTCCGCTTCAAGGAGTGCAGCAAGCTCCTGGGTCCCATTGTCCCCGGCACCGTCGTTCCCAATGGCCCCAAGGTCCCTGGTACCGACTTTCAGCTCGACCCCGTCAATGCCGCCTTCAACATTGGTGCCATGATCCGTTGGCTCGACTACAACGACTGCTGGCTCGCCGCCGAATGGGGACACCCTTCCGACAACCTGGGTGCCATCCTGGCCGTGGCCGACTGGATCACTCGTACCAACAAGGCCGGCGGTAACATTGCTGGCGGCAAGCAGTTCACCATCCGCGATGTTCTCGAGGGTATGATCAAGGCTCACGAGATCCAGGGCTGCCTGGCTCTTCTGAACTCCTACAACAAGGTCGGCCTCGACCACGTTGTCCTCGTCAAGGTCGCCAGCACTGCTGTTGTCTCCAAGATGCTCGGCCTCAACGAGAAGCAGATTGCCGACGCTGTCACCCAGGCCTGGGTCGACGGCCAGAGCTTGCGCACTTACCGTCACTCCCCCAACACCATGTCCCGCAAGTCATGGGCTGCCGGTGACGCCTGCCAGCGCGCCGTCAACCTGGCCCTCAAGGTCATGAAGGGCGAGCAGGGCATTCCCACCGTTCTGTCTGCCCCCGTCTGGGGTTTCTACGATGTTCTCTTCAAGGGAAAGAAGTTTGAGTGCCAGCGCCCCTACGGCAGCTACGTCATGGAGAACGTTCTCTTCAAGGTCTCCTACCCTG CCGAGTTCCACTCCCAGACTGCCGTCGAGGCCTCTTCCAAGATTCACCAGCAGCTCAAGGCGATGGGCAAGTCGGCGGCCGACATCAAGGGCGTCACCTGCCGCACGCACGAGGCCTGCATTCGCATTATCGACAAGCAGTTCAAGCCCATGGACAACTTTGCCGACCGTGACCACTGCATCCAGTACATGGCCGCCACCATGCTCGTCTTTGGCCGCCTCGAGGCTACCGACTACGTCGACGGCAGCGAGGCCGCGACCTCCCCTCTCGTCGAGTCCCTGCGCCAGAAGTTCAAGTGCGTCGAGGACCCGCAGTTCACCAAGGACTACCACGACCCCGCTCTCCGAACCATCTCCAACGCCCTGACTGTCGAGTTGAACGACGGCACCGTGCTCGAGGAGGTTGTCGTCGAGGCACCTCTCGGTCACCGCCTGAGAAGAGAGGAGGCCAAGCCCGAGATCCTCAAGAAGTACAAGAGGCACTTGGAGCCCCACTTCGATGCCGGCAGGGTCAAGCAGCTTGTCGACCTTGGCCTGGACCCCAAGAAGTTGGAGGCCACTCCTGTGGATGAGTATGTCGATCTGTATGTTGCCAAGGACAGCAA GTCCATCTTTGGTATAAGGGGTTTCGTTCCTCGTGTCGGCACCGTGTACGACGAGTCATCG TGTAGGCGATACGAGTATTGTTGGACACCCGACTGGCTACGCGCTAATGGCTTGTCGCTGACGAATCCGCCCCTGCAAGAAGCTCCTACGGCTCCCTCCCGACTCGGACAAGTCCTGCCCAGGCACGGCCAGGTTTGGCGGGCACAGCCTCCCCGAAGCTCTTTAGGGGATGATTGGCTTCATC CTGGAGTCTGGGCGACGTTCACCTGGTGGGTATTTTTCAGTGGATGTTTCTCCTGGAACGGTGGAAACGGAGACGACGAGGACACCAGGACACCAAGAGAAACGGCTAGCTCGGGTCACGGCATTGTTTTGCGTTTCACAGGCCAGACACTTTTCGTTTTCCAGAGTGTCATTTGGAACCACAGGGACCACCAAAAAG TACCTACCGTGCTACGGCCTGCCGACGGATACTTGTACGGCGTGCGGTCTGTACCTCCCACTTGGCCCTCCACCAAGAGCGCCACTTTAGTCCGTACTGATCTCCTGTTCGGACCTCTACTTCACTCCGACCGCATCTGTTTGTTCTGGAAACAACTTCGCCTCCTTCGATTTTTCCAACGTCTGAATCCGATACCCTCTTGCTTTTCGACTCACGAGAAACCGTTTGCTTTACTCACCTTAATACCGACCGACAACAACACTCGACTTTCCACTGCACACCTCTCGAGCAACACT GTCAATTCCCGACACCCTTCCGAGGCTGTCGAGAGCGGCGCGGACGATGCTGGTCAACTCTGGCTGCTTCCGATTCCAGATCTCTCGACTTCCCGCCCGATCCGCAATCCCACGGAACCGCAGAAGCACTCTATGCTAACGTACCTTGACTTCCAGGAACTCGAGAACCTCCTCGAAAAGGGCGTCATCTCCGAAGATGCCTACGACAGCATGCACGCCACCCTCCCCGCCGAGACCCCCCTCCACGGCGCCGCATCCCGCGCCgcgcccgccgccgccgctaccCCCGTCCAGCACAACAACCCAACCTCCCCGCCGGCCCCGACCGCCGCCATGGCCGCCCTGAACGTCAACCCCTCCGCCTCCCCGGCGCCCCCCTCCTACAACCAGACCGGTCCCCCCTCCCTCCCCGCCCGCACAAACGAGAAGCCCGTCCTGGCGCACGCCCGCGCGCTGTACCGCTACGCCGGCGCCGACGCCCGCGACGTGGCCTTTGAAAGGGACGACCGCATCGCCATCCACGAGTACATGAACGCCGACTGGTGGATGGGCCGGAACCTCCGCACCGGCCAGGAGGGCATCTTCCCCAAGACGTACGTCCTCGTCGAGCAGGACATGGCCAAGGGGGCCTTCGCTCCCGTCCCGGCTCCCGCTCAACCTCAGTACGCGGCCCAGCAGCCGCAGTGGGCTCCTCAGCCGCAGTACGCCCAGCCTCAGGGCCCGCCGCCCCAGCAGAACCCGTATAACGCCGACGCGCCGCCTCAGGCTGTCGCGGACCAGAGCACGGGTGGTAAGGAGGGCGGCGGCAAGGGGGCCGAGATGGGCAAGAAGTTTGGAAAGAAGCTTGGCAACGCTGCTATCTTTGGTGCTGGTGCTACCATTGGTTCCAACATTGTCAACAGCATCTTCTAA
- a CDS encoding major facilitator superfamily transporter: MASKSGWTESTDNLATVQRVESPNALVVGSTQLFEGGVIRFVPMPTPDPKDPLNLPNWRKWTSIGALCFFGSLALAAEFIVGALVPVFVLEYSGIDPHILSQIDITALNKPGEVNLDPVKLLSGLGGPPLYQVALLASVPLLVNGLSSYLLVPLSVAIGRRPVLLLSGFLAWTGGLWAGFSQGLGSHLAARCFQGFGAGAVEALIPLIIQDMMFIHQRNKAISSVGASQGLLIVSLGIMSPIIVSRLSWRFIYWITSGVGVIAWFGLILLVPETRWIRSDDELAGKEVYPLRPGETRPRIDESTFRPRSNWDEFGIFNYGYEWKEAKQSVIDMFKTTLFPNIIWVIIINSILVSMQGAAGQVGSSLLIAAGWKFETLGFAVIPIVIASPFVWFFGGYVADKISNYIAKRNGGRREPEAHLLSLIFPLLASIVGPILFGYAGENIRTLPSIVVLVSIFLIGFGLLTANTIFAVYLVESYPRFAGPVLVNVSSSRLIIGFIMSFNVTTWIEQLGFLKNFGIYSAALAGVSMLLPVMYKYGKPMRAWTAGRLEPQVAPAKTLEDDDQYWNNERPQWQDEKMGTPIGIARPM; encoded by the exons ATGGCGTCAAAGAGCGGCTGGACCGAATCTACGGATAACCTCGCCACGGTGCAGAGGGTCGAGAGCCCCAATGCCCTGGTCGTGGGATCGACGCAGTTATTCGAGGGAGGAGTTATTCGATTTGTGCCCATGCCCACACCGGATCCCAAGG ATCCCCTGAACTTGCCCAACTGGAGGAAATGGACGTCCATTGGCGCGCTCTGCTTCT TCGGCTCACTCGCCCTCGCGGCTGAGTTCATTGTTGGTGCCCTGGTACCAGTGTTTGTGCTGGAGTATTCTGGCATCGACCCCCACATCCTCAGCCAGATCGATATCACGGCCCTGAACAAGCCCGGCGAAGTCAACCTCGACCCCGTCAAGCTTCTTTCTGGCCTTGGCGGACCGCCACTGTACCAGGTCGCCCTGCTGGCCTCCGTCCCCTTGCTCGTCAACGGACTCAGTTCCTACCTCCTTGTTCCGCTCTCGGTTGCCATTGGCCGTCGCCCCGTGCTTCTGCTCTCTGGTTTCCTGGCATGGACTGGAGGTCTCTGGGCTGGCTTCTCACAGGGTCTCGGAAGCCATTTGGCTGCTCGTTGCTTCCAGGGTTTCGGTGCAGGTGCCGTTGAGGCTCTGATTCCCCTCATCATCCAGGACATGATGTTCATCCACCAGCGCAACAAGGCCATCTCTTCCGTCGGTGCCTCTCAAGGTCTCCTGATTGTGAGCTTGGGTATCATGAG TCCCATTATTGTTTCCCGCCTCTCTTGGCGCTTCATCTACTGGATCACCTCCGGTGTCGGTGTGATTGCCTGGTTTGGTCTCATCCTGCTCGTGCCTGAGACCCGCTGGATCCGCAGCGACGATGAGCTTG CCGGTAAGGAGGTCTACCCCCTGCGCCCGGGTGAAACCCGTCCTCGCATCGACGAATCGACCTTCCGCCCTCGCTCTAACTGGGATGAGTTCGGCATCTTCAACTACGGCTACGAGTGGAAGGAGGCCAAGCAATCCGTCATTGACATGTTCAAGACGACTCTCTTCCCCAACATCATCTGggtcatcatcatcaactCCATCCTTGTTTCCATGCAGGGCGCCGCCGGTCAGGTCGGTTCGTCACTCCTGATTGCCGCCGGCTGGAAGTTCGAGACGCTTGGTTTCGCCGTCATCCCCATCGTCATCGCCAGTCCGTTCGTCTGGTTCTTTGGCGGTTACGTGGCCGATAAGATTTCCAACTATATCGCGAAGCGCAATGGAGGTCGCCGTGAGCCCGAGGCCCATCTTCTCAGCTTGATATTCCCTCTTCTCGCTTCCATCGTTGGCCCGATCTTGTTCGGGTACGCCGGTGAGAACATTCGAACACTGCCTTCGATCGTTGTGCTTGTCTCCATCTTCTTGATCGGCTTCGGCTTGTTGACCGCCAACACCATTTTCGCCGTGTACTTGGTTGAGAGCTATCCCCGTTTCGCAGG ACCCGTCCTGGTCAACGTCTCCTCATCCCGTCTCATCATCGGTTTCATCATGTCATTCAACGTCACCACCTGGATCGAGCAGCTCGGCTTCTTGAAGAACTTTGGCATTTACAGCGCAGCGCTCGCCGGTGTCTCGATGCTGCTGCCCGTCATGTACAAGTACGGCAAGCCGATGCGCGCCTGGACCGCCGGCCGCCTCGAGCCTCAGGTCGCCCCGGCCAAGACGCTCGAGGACGACGACCAGTACTGGAACAACGAGCGCCCGCAGTGGCAGGACGAGAAGATGGGTACTCCCATTGGCATTGCTCGGCCAATGTAA
- a CDS encoding IBR domain-containing protein encodes MSISVHLSTRAANKKVTPLSPWEAHCPPPLPALRYPIPTWAVSSQGSFSSSHTPFERVPSCYRSRHTSADKSTTNHTAVPLSPNSSLHSTKYQTSRVRGRGRQSIHSFLPLPEFTCAAVVYGEVSLSSIPPIHRTPTRLESHSPFGPCLENVSIGTLIVDTLESPSARVLLTVWSPSVPSLLQSLPAHLTTTASQHDQLLPLPAPFLACRGRIAPLSFSRVPKICAFAPAINRPFTLNRLSGIRSDAQLGSPSPPRQSIDTHQTLHHPPIPSSHVRGPGRIPIRRFALTPKKETTYTTLSRPLPILHIPPHLFLLLALGPSLPSTTGKPWLSSRPIIAAVHFAYSPELVVALPRGFILSPASLDPFDVKSSYHLRLLDRPARSGELSTTPSPEPRCLCSRCPDLTISSFPTPLPAMGSLAGQTSSSPDMARPPPLMTTPDDGEVEYRAQVLRLSSQRSEADVEEELVAKAVALGIPTSRFTHDKRNTSSAESQTSTIATQHVRTFSNASRDSASTTLTSHPSLHAVPLAADVPPHSLARKRSKSLSFSQYDKYLSQIDPNIHQPKIQKASPAIPHDTTAHSLFSVTSRRSYFSIKEGIRKIRWKRKSGLLESTVSCICCRNDFNKSNALHSLPCGHTYCAECLSIMVQQATTDESKMPPRCCTQPIPGSIIQRILNREEQHAFLKAVLQFSTPWEARIFCPNTACGEFIPPRNRIDPKHPFDVVCRKCRTRVCVMCKRNAHPVGKDCPSDWELEAVLKMGEKSGWRRCYKCRTLVELSQGCTHMTCRCKAQFCYICGAIWDPSVGCPNFCNGDEELERRRMEEEAREAELEAEKVAQEAAAAAEAAEKVEAKKRTRENAQFAALQDEMNQELDRFRAYLRKKKWVMWTRHAEKKQALTDRYSDQIDKMKERHAKTAAHLEERQIEAEMDLRSTLDQSEKSVKIRLKHMEAYCDGLGRTQNADLPPRVVTERDLRLLGQQYNVRDGMERLHQAKINVLRDRQAKRMEELLERQEQELEKLTDKKEQDIENLATDFAQEEDTLVKIFNDRKQRLQRRWLIAIEILRKELEEQTGEQYASLDLPTWPDDTETQDEILASSLPESLPSRD; translated from the exons ATGAGTATTAGTGTCCATCTCTCCACACGGGCAGCGAACAAGAAGGTAACACCGCTCTCACCTTGGGAGGCCCACTGTCCACCGCCCCTGCCCGCCCTGCGCTACCCGATTCCCACCTGGGCAGTCTCCAGTCAGGGCTCCTTTTCTTCCTCTCACACTCCCTTCGAAAGAGTCCCGTCCTGTTATCGCTCTCGTCACACATCAGCCGACAAATCAACAACAAATCATACTGCGGTCCCGCTCTCACCCAACTCTTCTCTGCATTCGACAAAGTACCAGACCAGCAGAGTAAGAGGCCGCGGCAGGCAATCAATCCACAGCTTCCTCCCTTTGCCTGAATTTACCTGCGCCGCTGTTGTCTACGGAGAGGTATCTCTCTCTAGCATTCCGCCGATTCACCGCACACCTACCCGGCTTGAATCGCACTCACCGTTCGGCCCTTGTCTCGAAAACGTTAGCATCGGCACGTTGATTGTCGACACCTTGGAGAGCCCCTCCGCCCGAGTCCTCCTTACGGTCTGGTCTCCATCCGTACCGTCACTACTACAGTCCCTACCCGCCCATCTCACCACCACAGCGTCGCAGCACGACCAGTTACTGCCTCTCCCCGCTCCGTTTCTAGCCTGCCGTGGACGGATAGCCCCCTTGTCATTCTCAAGGGTCCCCAAGATCTGCGCTTTCGCCCCTGCCATCAACCGCCCTTTCACACTCAATCGTCTTTCCGGCATACGCAGCGACGCTCAGCTCGGCTCCCCATCCCCTCCTCGACAATCAATCGACACTCACCAAACCTTGCATCATCCTCCTATCCCGTCAAGTCACGTTCGCGGTCCAGGCCGCATCCCAATTCGCCGTTTCGCCCTCACACCCAAAAAAGAAACGACGTACACCACCCTTTCGCGCCCTCTACCAATACTGCACATCCCACCGCACCTATTCCTGCTTCTCGCCCTTGGGCCTTCCTTGCCCTCCACCACTGGCAAACCTTGGCTCTCCTCTCGTCCTATCATTGCCGCTGTCCACTTCGCCTACTCGCCAGAGCTTGTGGTTGCCCTGCCTCGTGGGTTCATCCTTTCTCCGGCCTCACTTGATCCGTTCGATGTCAAGTCA TCGTACCACCTTCGTCTGCTTGACCGGCCGGCGAGGTCCGGAGAGCTGTCAACCACACCGAGCCCCGAACCACGATGCCTCTGCTCGCGCTGCCCTGACTTGACGATTTCCTCTTTTCCGACCCCTCTGCCCGCCATGGGTTCGCTCGCTGGCCAGACGAGCTCATCTCCGGACATGGCCCGTCCGCCGCCTCTCATGACTACCCCAGACGATGGCGAGGTAGAATATCGCGCCCAGGTGTTGCGGCTGTCGTCGCAACGATCAGAAGCAGATGTTGAGGAGGAATTGGTCGCAAAGGCAGTCGCCTTGGGTATTCCAACGTCCCGGTTCACACACGATAAGCGCAATACCTCGAGCGCGGAATCGCAGACCTCGACCATCGCGACGCAACATGTCCGAACGTTCTCAAATGCCTCGCGAGATTCAGCAAGCACAACCTTGACATCTCATCCGTCTTTACATGCTGTCCCGCTTGCCGCCGACGTTCCTCCGCATTCCCTCGCAAGAAAACGCTCCAAGAGCCTCAGTTTCTCTCAGTACGACAAGTATCTATCGCAAATAGATCCCAATATCCACCAACCAAAAATCCAAAAGGCCTCCCCAGCCATACCACACGATACAACCGCACACAGCCTCTTCAGCGTGACTTCAAGAAGAAGCTACTTTAGCATCAAAGAGGGCATTAGGAAAATACGATGGAAGCGCAAGTCTGGCTTGCTCGAATCCACAGT TTCTTGCATATGCTGTCGCAACGACTTCAACAAGTCGAATGCCTTGCACAGCTTACCGTGTGGCCACACATACTGTGCCGAATGCCTCAGTATCATGGTCCAGCAAGCTACGACGGACGAGTCCAAAATGCCGCCTCGATGCTGCACACAACCAATCCCGGGATCCATCATTCAGAGAATCCTCAACCGAGAGGAGCAACATGCCTTTTTGAAGGCGGTTTTGCAATTCAGCACACCTTGGGAAGCTAGGATCTTTTGCCCAAATACGGCCTGTGGTGAATTTATCCCTCCTCGCAACCGGATCGACCCGAAGCACCCTTTTGATGTGGTGTGCCGTAAATGTCGGACACGGGTATGCGTCATGTGCAAACGTAATGCCCATCCCGTAGGCAAAGATTGCCCTTCTGACTGGGAACTGGAGGCCGTTCTCAAGATGGGCGAGAAATCCGGCTGGCGACGTTGTTATAAGTGTCGAACATTAGTCGAGTTAAGCCAGGGGTGCACCCACATGACCTGCAGATGCAAAGCTCAGTTTTGCTACATCTGTGGCGCCATCTGGGATCCATCCGTGGGTTGCCCCAACTTTTGCAACGGAGACGAAGAGTTGGAGCGCAGGAGAATGGAGGAAGAGGCCAGAGAAGCTGAATTGGAGGCGGAAAAGGTTGCTCAAGAAGCAGCGGCAGCCGCCGAAGCCGCTGAAAAGGTTGAAGCAAAGAAGCGGACCCGTGAGAACGCGCAGTTCGCTGCGTTGCAAGACGAGATGAACCAAGAGCTGGATCGATTCCGGGCGTActtgaggaagaagaaatgGGTCATGTGGACGCGACACGCTGAGAAGAAGCAGGCCTTGACGGACCGATACTCGGACCAGATCGATAAGATGAAAGAGCGTCACGCGAAGACGGCTGCTCACTTGGAGGAACGTCAAATTGAGGCTGAGATGGATCTTCGGTCAACGCTTGACCAGAGCGAAAAGAGTGTCAAGATTCGTCTCAAGCACATGGAGGCGTACTGCGATGGGCTTGGCCGGACGCAGAATGCTGATCTGCCACCACGAGTAGTTACAGAGAGGGACCTACGCCTGCTGGGACAACAGTACAACGTGCGAGATGGCATGGAGCGTTTGCATCAGGCAAAAATCAACGTTTTGCGAGACCGGCAGGCCAAGCGCATGGAGGAGCTTTTGGAACGACAGGAGCAAGAACTCGAGAAACTGACCGACAAGAAGGAGCAGGATATAGAGAATCTGGCAACGGATTTTGCGCAAGAAGAAGATACCCTGGTCAAGATTTTTAATGACCGCAAGCAGAGACTGCAACGACGTTGGCTGATTGCAATCGAAATACTCCGAAAGGAACTGGAGGAACAGACTGGCGAGCAGTATGCATCGCTCGACCTGCCCACATGGCCTGACGATACCGAGACTCAGGATGAGATCCTAGCATCATCACTTCCCGAATCTCTCCCAAGCAGGGACTAA
- a CDS encoding CorA-like Mg2+ transporter: MPPAMQTRVPSTNLLRFLRSQTEASIFSSRNQGIDSAACISRCGGPPRPAAQYSRCLARRTPKTGTRSLSSATTTTTTSRRRPELHITAAARISRRPRALEPLATAASSSPSTATAFFSTTRVRQDACDDDPSAPRRRTWKEKLWGIRSWGGAKALKPNDLPFHDEGGSMFNNRRVLTAKAALEPRLRCTEVDENGEVILVDGEFKKTELIAKYGLLPRDLRKIDSSNLPHIFVRQSAILLNLLHLKVLIKKDRVLLFDVYGSKTSYPQSAFMYDLQGKLKQKNAQGGGGNGVGGLPYEFRALEAVLTSVTSELEADFESVRDPVIRVLSELEHDIDRHKLRVLLILSKRVSTFEQKAKLVRDAIEELLEADDDLAAMYLTEKAHDLYRGVDDHTEVELLLESYNKLCDEIVQEAQNLVSGIRNTEEIIRAILDANRNALMLLDLRFSVGTLGLAMGTFLAGLYGMNLENFIEATNWGFAGVTITSTICSLIVCWYGLVKLRKVQRVKMMFDERGPLTRNTRSLLSSSSSSSSSSSSAHAQQQAVGQQHWFQDDGPGSQLDARNREKMRRVTNQKAAAAANAKSTTKKWFHLKRGDRVFLQSRERTENHMSLSSAKDSIDTNRPFQSKEIQWRFLDAVFLEGSHYAYPNFCSIVRSTTADSLQQDTARLSFNKHLDMAPASYRSSSTNARWRLQTFLSLFPFHRDGRAKRGHPDLRKKERRPETSKSGFQPASIRWYLPTQATYLHLTAEAGEPAAAEEKLPPLSLAVLGQPEFRMACPTESAQYQYRCHEGMRWSAKLWQVSHYY; encoded by the exons ATGCCTCCCGCGATGCAGACTCGAGTACCCTCGACAAACCTGCTCCGATTCCTGCGGTCGCAAACGGAGGCCTCAATCTTCAGCAGCCGGAACCAAGGCATCGATTCCGCCGCCTGTATCTCCCGATGCGGCGGCCCCCCTCGACCAGCAGCTCAATACTCCCGGTGCCTCGCGAGGCGGACCCCAAAGACGGGCACGAGATCCCTCTCGAgtgcgacgacgacgacgacgacgagccGTAGACGACCCGAGCTCCACATCACCGCCGCGGCCCGGATATCCCGCAGGCCAAGAGCCCTCGAACCACTAGCGACAGCAGCATCGTCGTCGCCCTCGACGGCCACCGCCTTCTTTAGCACAACCCGCGTGAGGCAAGATGCCTGTGACGACGACCCATCGGCCCCCCGCCGGCGGACCTGGAAGGAGAAGCTCTGGGGCATCAGGAGCTGGGGCGGCGCCAAGGCGCTGAAGCCCAACGACCTCCCCTTCCACGACGAAGGGGGCTCCATGTTCAACAACCGCCGCGTTCTGACTGCCAAAGCTGCGCTTGAGCCGAGGCTGCGGTGCACAGAGGTGGACGAGAACGGCGAGGTCATCTTGGTGGATGGCGAGTTCAAGAAGACGGAGCTCATCGCAAAG TACGGCCTGCTACCCCGCGACTTGCGAAAGATTGACTCGTCAAACCTCCCTCACATCTTTGTCCGCCAGTCCGCCATCCTCCTCAACCTCCTCCACCTCAAAGTCCTCATCAAAAAGGACCGCGTCCTCCTCTTCGACGTCTACGGCTCAAAGACGTCCTACCCGCAATCTGCCTTCATGTACGACCTGCAAGGCAAGCTGAAACAGAAGAACGCccagggcggcggcggcaacggCGTAGGCGGTCTCCCCTACGAGTTCCGCGCTCTCGAGGCCGTCCTCACCTCCGTGACGTCGGAGCTCGAGGCCGACTTCGAGTCCGTCCGGGACCCCGTCATCCGCGTCCTCAGCGAGCTCGAGCACGACATCGACCGCCACAAGCTGCGCGTCCTACTCATCCTCTCCAAGCGCGTGAGCACCTTTGAGCAAAAGGCCAAGCTGGTCCGCGACGCCATTGAGGAGCTGCTCGAGGCCGACGACGACCTGGCTGCCATGTACCTCACCGAAAAGGCCCACGACCTCTACCGCGGCGTCGACGACCATACCGAGGTGGAGCTGTTGCTGGAATCGTACAACAAGCTCTGCGATGAAATCGTCCAGGAGGCTCAGAACTTGGTGTCTGGCATCCGCAACACTGAGGAGAT CATCCGCGCAATCCTAGACGCCAATCGCAACGCCCTCATGCTCCTAGACCTCCGCTTCAGCGTCGGCACCCTAGGCCTAGCAATGGGCACCTTCCTCGCGGGCCTCTACGGCATGAACCTCGAAAACTTCATCGAGGCCACCAACTGGGGCTTCGCCGGCGTCACAATCACCTCGACAATCTGCTCCCTCATCGTCTGCTGGTACGGCCTCGTCAAGCTCCGCAAGGTCCAGCGCGTCAAAATGATGTTTGACGAGCGCGGGCCCCTGACGCGCAACACTCGCTCCCtgctgtcgtcgtcgtcctcgtcttcttcctcgtcgtcgtcagcGCACGCTCAGCAGCAGGCCGTCGGTCAACAGCACTGGTTCCAGGACGACGGGCCGGGGAGCCAGCTGGACGCGAGGAACCGCGAAAAGATGCGGCGCGTGACGAATCAAAAGGCTGCTGCGGCGGCGAATGCCAAGAGCACGACCAAGAAATGGTTCCA CCTTAAGCGCGGCGATCGCGTCTTTCTCCAGAGCAGGGAAAGAACAGAAAACCACATGAGCCTTTCATCAGCGAAAG ATTCGATAGACACAAACAGACCTTTCCAATCCAAAGAGATTCAATGGCGTTTCCTGGATGCAGTCTTCCTCGAGGGATCCCACT ACGCCTATCCGAACTTTTGTTCGATTGTGCGAAGCACTACAGCTGACAGCTTGCAGCAAGACACTGCCCGCCTCTCTTTCAACAAGCACTTGGATATGGCCCCCGCAAGTTATCGAAGCAGCAGCACCAATGCCCGGTGGCGACTTCAAACTTTCCTCAGCCTTTTCCCATTCCATCGAGATGGGCGGGCGAAAAGAGGGCACCCAGACTTGAGGAAA AAAGAGCGTCGACCGGAAACGTCAAAATCGGGTTTCCAGCCGGCATCGATTCGATGGTACTTACCCACCCAAGCCACCTATCTGCACTTGACGGCAGAAGCAGG AGAGCCCGCTGCTGCAGAAGAGAAGTTACCCCCCCTCTCTCTTGCGGTTCTGGGTCAGCCAGAGTTCCGCATGGCATGTCCGACCGAATCAGCCCAATATCAGTACCGCTGCCATGAGGGGATGCGCTGGTCCGCGAAGCTTTGGCAGGTAAGCCACTACTACTAG